The following proteins are encoded in a genomic region of Neomicrococcus aestuarii:
- a CDS encoding glycoside hydrolase family 1 protein yields the protein MNIADAADFAAEIPPNFLVGTATSAFQIEGAVEQDGRTPSTWDAWLGDPSKAVDGSDARNAVDHYNRMPQDVALMREAGLDAYRFSVSWSRIFPEPGGAPNPAGVDFYRRLLQELSDAGITSVLTLFHWDTPAYLETGDGWLSRNTATAFADYAAFMGQEFGGLVDYWCTINEPATVVGNGYASELHAPARNVGLKALPAAHHLLLAHGMAVQALRDAGVRGKIGMSNVHSPVVPASEKDPLATAGAAIVDVAYNWLFADPVLKGEYPWGVEKLTELMGATIHDGDLEIISTPLDFYGLNYYMPTKIASGPGPDGPVPASMLIPNGQDPSPLPLPTPVHQAEWPDRDMTAYGWPIAPEYLGVMLSRMRDRYPNLPPLLITEGGVSFEESPDPDRGRVEDHNRIEYLQDHLRTLFATTSAGGVAEGVSVGGYFIWSLVDNWEWAAGYRQKFGLVHVDRISLERTPKASYSWVRDVQRARLSQQPSA from the coding sequence GTGAACATTGCGGATGCAGCGGACTTTGCCGCCGAGATTCCACCAAACTTCCTGGTAGGAACGGCCACCAGCGCTTTTCAAATTGAGGGCGCCGTTGAGCAGGACGGCAGAACACCCTCAACGTGGGATGCCTGGCTTGGCGACCCCTCGAAAGCGGTGGACGGATCCGACGCTCGCAACGCGGTGGACCATTACAACCGCATGCCCCAGGACGTTGCTCTCATGCGCGAGGCGGGCCTGGACGCCTATCGTTTTTCGGTGTCTTGGTCCCGGATCTTCCCCGAGCCCGGAGGCGCACCCAATCCGGCCGGCGTGGATTTTTACCGGCGCCTGTTGCAGGAGCTCTCCGACGCCGGAATCACGTCCGTCCTGACTCTGTTCCACTGGGACACCCCGGCGTATCTCGAAACCGGCGACGGTTGGCTGTCGCGAAATACCGCGACCGCTTTTGCTGACTACGCGGCGTTCATGGGTCAAGAGTTCGGCGGTCTTGTGGACTACTGGTGCACCATCAACGAGCCAGCCACAGTGGTGGGAAACGGGTACGCGTCCGAGCTTCACGCGCCTGCGCGCAACGTCGGTTTGAAAGCTTTGCCAGCGGCGCATCATCTCCTCTTAGCGCACGGCATGGCCGTTCAGGCGCTTCGCGATGCTGGTGTGCGCGGGAAGATCGGGATGTCCAATGTGCACTCCCCGGTGGTGCCCGCCTCCGAGAAAGACCCATTGGCCACGGCCGGTGCCGCGATTGTGGACGTGGCTTACAACTGGCTCTTCGCCGATCCCGTGCTCAAGGGCGAGTACCCCTGGGGTGTGGAAAAGCTGACCGAACTCATGGGTGCGACCATCCACGATGGAGACTTGGAGATCATTAGCACTCCCCTGGATTTCTATGGGCTGAACTACTACATGCCTACCAAGATTGCGTCCGGCCCCGGCCCGGACGGACCAGTTCCTGCGAGCATGCTCATCCCCAACGGACAAGATCCCTCGCCGCTACCGTTGCCGACCCCTGTACATCAAGCCGAGTGGCCAGACCGGGACATGACCGCTTACGGCTGGCCCATTGCCCCCGAATATCTTGGGGTGATGCTGAGCCGCATGCGCGACCGCTACCCCAATCTGCCGCCGCTGCTCATCACGGAAGGCGGCGTGAGTTTTGAAGAATCCCCGGATCCAGACCGTGGGCGGGTAGAAGATCACAACAGAATCGAATACTTGCAAGATCACCTTCGCACGCTTTTCGCTACCACCTCAGCTGGTGGCGTCGCCGAGGGTGTGAGCGTCGGCGGATACTTCATCTGGTCCTTGGTAGACAACTGGGAATGGGCGGCCGGGTACCGTCAAAAATTTGGACTGGTGCATGTGGATCGCATCTCGTTGGAAAGAACACCCAAGGCAAGCTACTCGTGGGTGCGCGATGTTCAACGTGCCCGACTATCCCAGCAGCCCAGCGCCTAG
- a CDS encoding HNH endonuclease: MDIDEGARVTPEAKEPAGVLAVSVGTSAEIAALTAVLASAALGPAPSVTVVLGSDLSGLDSGSAGQLACETECVDMLRALTALRAAADAFEMRTIHSLYAVRASRLSSVPPLPNSEGQSSDPFAAPPLANETADAATPPRLGESATKGLEAEIALAQKEPRYRGARALEVALAVVDDMPRTFKALASGVLNRERCEAVYLTTAPLSSDARAEVDELVCGDLQKIAHLGSRDLRALVADHAQGVDRLAAAKRRRTAEKNRHVTLRPLDDGMAQLTAIVPAKDGAAIFNALSKSASKVLTGPNNGNRALGAIMADLLRDLVVGGPHTGEGVLTPPHPVEVQLVMTERTLFSGDSEPAHLTGYGTLPADVAREIVERASTESRLMIRRVFTAPSTGDLVGLESRARIFPSGLKRFIELRDASCATPWCDASIRHTDHVVGWAEGGQTTAENGQGLCEACNYVKQQAGWSSSVVPGDRHSVATTTPTGHRYLSIAPEPPGMFGDEARDVS; the protein is encoded by the coding sequence ATGGACATTGATGAAGGAGCCCGGGTGACACCGGAAGCGAAGGAACCGGCAGGAGTGCTTGCTGTTTCTGTTGGGACTAGTGCCGAAATTGCGGCGCTTACCGCGGTTCTTGCGAGCGCCGCGTTAGGACCTGCGCCTTCCGTGACCGTCGTGTTGGGGAGCGATCTTTCCGGCCTCGATTCGGGAAGCGCCGGGCAGCTCGCGTGTGAAACCGAATGCGTGGACATGCTGCGAGCGCTAACCGCACTTCGGGCCGCCGCGGATGCTTTCGAAATGCGCACCATCCATAGTCTGTATGCGGTTCGCGCGTCTCGGCTCTCGAGCGTGCCGCCCCTACCGAATTCCGAAGGGCAGTCTAGTGACCCGTTCGCCGCCCCTCCCCTCGCCAATGAAACTGCAGACGCAGCCACCCCGCCGAGGTTAGGCGAATCCGCTACGAAGGGCCTCGAGGCCGAGATCGCGTTGGCACAGAAGGAACCGAGATACCGAGGCGCTCGTGCTTTAGAGGTGGCATTGGCGGTGGTCGATGACATGCCCCGAACTTTCAAGGCCTTGGCCAGTGGAGTCTTGAACCGCGAGCGCTGCGAAGCGGTTTACCTGACCACAGCTCCACTGTCTTCGGACGCGCGAGCCGAGGTTGATGAGTTGGTGTGCGGTGACCTCCAGAAGATCGCACACTTGGGTTCCCGCGATCTGCGCGCTCTAGTCGCCGATCACGCTCAGGGGGTTGACCGACTAGCCGCAGCCAAGCGTCGTCGTACTGCAGAGAAGAACCGCCACGTCACCTTGCGGCCCCTCGACGACGGAATGGCGCAACTGACAGCGATTGTGCCAGCCAAAGACGGCGCCGCGATCTTCAACGCGTTGTCCAAGTCGGCAAGCAAGGTCCTGACCGGTCCCAACAATGGAAACCGGGCGCTCGGGGCAATCATGGCAGATCTTCTGCGGGACCTTGTGGTGGGCGGCCCGCACACCGGCGAGGGCGTGCTGACTCCACCTCACCCTGTAGAAGTTCAGCTTGTGATGACGGAACGGACGCTGTTCTCAGGGGATTCGGAACCCGCACACCTGACCGGTTACGGCACGCTGCCAGCCGATGTGGCCCGCGAAATTGTGGAGCGAGCCTCCACCGAATCGCGGCTCATGATCCGCCGCGTGTTCACCGCGCCATCCACCGGTGATTTGGTGGGATTGGAATCCCGCGCACGCATCTTCCCGTCAGGGCTCAAGCGATTCATTGAGTTGCGGGACGCGAGCTGTGCGACGCCGTGGTGTGATGCGTCCATCCGGCACACGGACCACGTGGTGGGCTGGGCGGAGGGCGGCCAAACCACCGCGGAGAACGGGCAGGGATTGTGCGAGGCCTGCAACTACGTCAAGCAACAAGCCGGGTGGTCCAGCAGCGTGGTTCCCGGCGATCGGCACAGCGTTGCTACCACCACGCCCACCGGGCATCGTTACTTATCCATTGCGCCGGAACCGCCGGGAATGTTCGGGGACGAAGCCCGGGACGTCTCTTAG
- a CDS encoding HpcH/HpaI aldolase/citrate lyase family protein, translating into MAFRNRRAAALPAKLSRSWLLVNASKPELFAPALASEADSVIFDLEASVPEAKKEQARAAVIEALNTGMTAWVRVNIPDTDDWATDLAQLSSAKGLRGVMLAQTEKPEQVAYTAMRLRAGIPVLALIESALGIENATAIASAPGTFRLAFGTNDFRKDTGVGDDPMALAYARGKLVVASRVGRLPGAIDGPSSVTADPSEVTAECQTTAQMGMTGKLALALEHADAVNKGLSPSEDELTWAAQMLQAHAAGAEVGDGSYLPRLARAQKIAGLADSYGLWNA; encoded by the coding sequence ATGGCATTTCGTAACCGACGCGCAGCAGCTCTTCCCGCAAAACTTTCTCGCTCTTGGCTTTTGGTCAACGCCTCGAAGCCGGAACTTTTCGCGCCAGCGCTCGCGTCGGAAGCAGACTCCGTGATTTTTGACCTCGAGGCGAGTGTGCCGGAGGCGAAGAAGGAGCAGGCTCGCGCTGCGGTAATCGAGGCGCTGAACACGGGTATGACGGCGTGGGTGCGCGTCAATATTCCGGATACCGACGACTGGGCCACGGATCTCGCCCAGCTCAGCAGCGCGAAGGGTTTGCGTGGCGTGATGCTCGCGCAGACGGAGAAGCCGGAGCAGGTTGCGTATACCGCGATGCGTTTGCGCGCTGGCATTCCGGTGCTTGCACTGATCGAATCGGCGTTGGGTATCGAGAACGCCACCGCCATTGCGAGCGCCCCGGGCACGTTCCGTTTGGCGTTTGGCACGAATGATTTCCGTAAGGACACGGGTGTGGGCGACGATCCTATGGCTCTCGCGTACGCTCGCGGCAAGCTGGTGGTCGCGTCCCGCGTTGGCCGTCTTCCCGGCGCGATTGACGGCCCGTCCTCAGTCACGGCTGATCCCAGCGAGGTTACGGCTGAGTGCCAGACCACGGCTCAGATGGGCATGACGGGCAAGCTCGCGCTCGCGCTTGAGCACGCTGATGCGGTCAACAAGGGACTTTCGCCGAGCGAGGACGAGCTCACGTGGGCGGCACAGATGCTTCAGGCTCACGCTGCGGGCGCCGAGGTGGGCGACGGTTCTTACCTCCCGCGTCTTGCGCGCGCGCAGAAGATCGCGGGCCTCGCGGATTCCTACGGCCTCTGGAACGCGTAA
- a CDS encoding mycothiol transferase: MTSTWYEGNDAATPWEPPLNGTEAEHLLGALDRLRATFRWKAGGLNAEQLATRLGPSTLTIGGLLKHLTNVEAVKFTWDLAGSNPGEPWASLEDTEWPFTSAATDSPEELYNNYDAAVLRSREILAAALAGGGSKENGGLGQAIYMSEAWGQTVSLRRLVYDLVEEYGRHTGHADLIRESIDGLVGEDPPAHWRPEGSAN; the protein is encoded by the coding sequence ATGACAAGCACTTGGTACGAAGGCAACGACGCCGCCACCCCGTGGGAGCCACCACTGAACGGCACTGAAGCCGAGCATCTCTTGGGCGCATTGGATCGCCTCCGTGCGACGTTCCGGTGGAAGGCTGGCGGCCTGAACGCCGAGCAGTTGGCCACGCGGCTGGGGCCGTCCACGCTCACGATCGGCGGGCTGCTCAAGCACCTCACCAACGTGGAGGCCGTGAAGTTCACGTGGGATCTCGCCGGCAGCAACCCGGGTGAGCCCTGGGCGTCGCTCGAAGATACCGAATGGCCGTTCACGTCGGCAGCAACGGACTCCCCCGAAGAGCTCTACAACAATTACGACGCCGCGGTGTTGCGTTCGCGCGAAATCCTTGCGGCCGCACTCGCTGGAGGAGGTTCCAAAGAGAATGGCGGCCTAGGGCAGGCTATCTACATGAGCGAAGCGTGGGGCCAGACGGTCTCGCTGCGACGGCTCGTCTACGATTTGGTCGAAGAATACGGCCGACACACCGGACACGCGGACCTCATCCGCGAATCCATCGACGGACTCGTCGGTGAAGACCCACCCGCTCACTGGCGACCAGAAGGTTCCGCGAACTAA
- a CDS encoding alpha/beta fold hydrolase, whose translation MSTVAIPDYTTDEFFGLEDKWLETAPGELTHYHEVGEGAPILFLHGSGTGVTAAANWWLNLPELSQVGRCIAIDSIGYGQSVVAEGTQYGIKEWVRHAVRVLDALGIEKTWIVGNSLGGWLAFQFAIDFPERLLGIISMGTGGAKLTGALKGHSNPTLSEEGIRNTLELFVVDKSLVTDELVKLRYASALNDTASDRLKDVVEARDRDRIELPLDFDVLSKLEVPVLLIHGVQDVVIPVSRTWEILNVIPNADAHIFSQCGHWSQVERADEFNKVITAWLRARGV comes from the coding sequence ATGAGCACTGTTGCCATCCCGGATTACACCACAGACGAATTCTTCGGCCTCGAGGATAAGTGGCTGGAAACCGCTCCCGGCGAGCTGACGCACTACCACGAGGTGGGCGAAGGCGCCCCGATCCTCTTCCTCCACGGCTCCGGCACCGGTGTCACTGCGGCTGCGAACTGGTGGCTAAACCTTCCTGAGTTGTCTCAAGTGGGCCGCTGCATTGCGATCGACTCGATCGGTTACGGCCAGTCCGTGGTTGCTGAAGGCACGCAGTACGGCATCAAGGAATGGGTCCGCCACGCGGTGCGTGTTCTGGATGCTTTGGGCATTGAGAAGACCTGGATTGTGGGCAACTCCTTGGGCGGCTGGCTCGCATTCCAGTTCGCGATCGATTTCCCGGAGCGCCTCCTCGGCATCATCTCCATGGGCACCGGCGGAGCCAAGCTCACCGGCGCACTCAAGGGCCACTCCAACCCAACCTTGAGCGAAGAGGGCATCCGCAACACCCTTGAACTCTTCGTGGTGGACAAGTCCCTCGTCACGGATGAGCTCGTGAAGCTGCGCTACGCGTCGGCTTTGAATGACACCGCCTCGGATCGTCTCAAGGACGTTGTTGAGGCCCGCGACCGCGACCGCATTGAACTTCCGTTGGACTTCGACGTGCTCTCCAAGCTCGAGGTTCCCGTGCTTTTGATCCACGGCGTCCAGGACGTTGTCATCCCGGTCTCCCGCACGTGGGAAATCCTCAACGTCATCCCGAACGCCGACGCTCACATCTTCAGCCAGTGCGGCCACTGGTCCCAGGTGGAGCGCGCGGACGAGTTCAACAAAGTCATCACGGCTTGGCTTCGCGCTCGCGGGGTCTAA